A portion of the Candidatus Kryptonium sp. genome contains these proteins:
- a CDS encoding GAF domain-containing protein produces MGEKFLASLIAFFLIVITAGLIYFNEHALIRNFENYIHNKANVLLLALKHEIKSGFVKGESDRIFELVKNYKDLPDIRLIAIFDSLGRLMFHTGESSEIPVNLQYKQNILRYVPEKECYEIFSPVEDGNRKIASVLVKIDAVTYRENITKANLLIFSLIAIAIILGFATVISSFNRRVVKPISRVSGLMQDIARGVYNVQIDVPRSSEIYDFAESFNQMVKLIDEKERRLEKQKFQFKLISEISRLGLDIKSLDDFFKNVASLIRNEFNFLNVLYYTVDQSKKLKLTAVSGYLEDYIDESYIIEVGYGVAGSAVLLGDVVVINDVSKSPQFVPLYDAPIQSEMAIPIRNKGKMVGVLDISSEKINAFTSEDIRVFKTIAETITVILEKFDSTMENIKLLFKLESVYKLTQDLVLLKDIDKILESVVRIIYSVLGKKELVVEIYEKVGDQFVMKKIYGALKESLPYEYVQSIDEGIIGKAVKEKRLIYIPDIFLEPEAKRFYKTTSSEVVVPLIVNNEVIGVINCESEAINAFDNIDLLILQTIADMLSIAIHNAKMYQEVLESENKYRTIYENSSEAIFRIDEEGNFIDVNPAFERIFGFNVRDKINLYDLFASDEVALKFKREILTYGQVLGFDAQLKNRSGEILNVKISLKSSGASYYDGAIVDLTEYLKMRDKIYEADKLRGLAQIAGGMAHEFNNIFAGILGSAQLIKMRFPNEEKLCYWADIIERATIRGAELVKKLIGYARGGKFKISNLNINELIIETLQSFDLEEKIIIKTELEPEIPEISGDREQLIQVLYNVIQNGIEAMENGGTLYIKTDYGWFDEKTVKDPEFTAGQYVRVSITDTGIGMSDEIVKRIFEPFFTTKRAMGKSGLGLSMAYGVIKNHGGYITVSSVPGKGSSFEIFLPVLKSDTNYKFYQNSEIKVENFNR; encoded by the coding sequence ATGGGCGAAAAATTTCTTGCCAGTTTAATTGCCTTCTTTCTTATTGTAATCACCGCGGGTTTAATTTATTTCAACGAGCACGCGCTTATTAGAAATTTTGAAAACTATATCCACAATAAGGCCAATGTTTTGCTTTTGGCTTTAAAGCATGAGATAAAATCGGGTTTTGTTAAGGGTGAATCAGACAGAATTTTTGAGCTTGTGAAAAATTATAAGGATCTTCCTGACATAAGACTAATAGCGATATTTGATAGCTTGGGCAGGCTTATGTTTCATACAGGCGAGAGTAGTGAAATCCCTGTTAACCTTCAATATAAGCAGAATATTTTAAGATATGTTCCTGAAAAAGAATGTTACGAGATCTTTTCGCCAGTTGAGGACGGCAACAGGAAAATTGCTTCTGTTCTTGTTAAAATAGATGCAGTTACTTATAGGGAAAATATAACGAAGGCAAATTTACTTATTTTTAGTTTAATTGCCATCGCTATAATTCTGGGCTTTGCCACAGTAATATCAAGTTTCAATCGTCGGGTAGTGAAACCTATCTCAAGGGTTTCAGGGCTTATGCAGGATATAGCTCGTGGAGTTTACAATGTCCAGATTGATGTGCCTCGCTCATCCGAAATTTATGATTTTGCCGAAAGCTTTAATCAAATGGTTAAGCTTATTGATGAAAAAGAAAGACGACTTGAGAAACAAAAATTTCAGTTTAAGTTAATATCTGAAATCTCACGACTCGGGCTTGATATTAAATCCCTGGATGATTTCTTTAAAAATGTTGCTTCGCTTATAAGAAATGAGTTTAATTTTCTAAATGTCCTTTATTACACTGTTGATCAATCAAAAAAGTTAAAATTGACAGCAGTTTCTGGCTATCTTGAGGATTACATTGATGAAAGTTATATCATTGAGGTTGGTTATGGAGTTGCTGGATCTGCGGTATTGCTTGGCGATGTTGTGGTTATAAATGATGTTTCAAAAAGTCCCCAGTTTGTCCCTCTTTATGATGCACCTATCCAATCTGAAATGGCGATTCCGATCAGGAATAAGGGGAAAATGGTCGGCGTTTTGGATATAAGTTCTGAAAAGATAAATGCCTTCACTTCCGAAGATATCAGAGTTTTCAAAACGATCGCCGAAACCATAACCGTTATACTTGAAAAATTTGACTCAACGATGGAAAATATAAAATTACTTTTCAAACTTGAATCAGTTTATAAATTAACACAAGATCTTGTCTTACTGAAAGATATTGATAAGATTCTTGAAAGCGTGGTCAGAATAATTTATTCCGTTCTCGGAAAGAAGGAACTTGTCGTTGAAATTTATGAAAAGGTCGGGGATCAATTCGTGATGAAGAAAATATATGGTGCTTTAAAGGAATCATTACCGTATGAATATGTTCAATCAATTGACGAGGGAATAATAGGCAAGGCAGTTAAGGAAAAAAGGTTGATTTACATACCTGATATTTTTCTTGAACCTGAAGCAAAAAGATTTTATAAAACGACTTCCTCGGAGGTTGTTGTCCCATTGATTGTAAATAATGAAGTTATAGGAGTTATAAATTGCGAATCTGAGGCAATTAATGCTTTTGATAATATTGATCTACTTATTCTTCAAACAATTGCTGACATGCTTTCAATCGCAATTCATAATGCGAAAATGTATCAGGAAGTTTTGGAATCGGAAAATAAATATCGGACCATATATGAGAATTCAAGTGAGGCTATTTTCAGAATTGATGAAGAGGGCAACTTTATTGATGTAAATCCTGCTTTTGAGAGAATTTTTGGGTTTAATGTTAGAGATAAAATTAATCTTTATGATTTGTTTGCCTCCGATGAAGTCGCTTTAAAGTTTAAAAGAGAAATTTTAACTTATGGGCAAGTTTTGGGATTTGATGCGCAGTTGAAGAATAGATCGGGGGAAATCTTAAATGTTAAAATTTCTTTGAAAAGTTCGGGCGCGAGCTATTACGATGGCGCAATAGTTGATTTGACGGAGTATTTAAAAATGCGAGACAAAATTTATGAGGCTGATAAGCTTCGTGGGCTTGCACAGATAGCTGGTGGAATGGCTCACGAATTTAATAACATATTCGCTGGAATCCTCGGATCAGCTCAACTTATAAAAATGAGATTTCCAAACGAAGAAAAACTCTGCTACTGGGCTGATATAATTGAAAGGGCAACAATAAGGGGAGCTGAACTTGTTAAGAAACTAATTGGATACGCAAGGGGCGGAAAATTCAAAATTTCAAATTTGAATATAAATGAGCTCATCATTGAAACACTTCAAAGCTTCGACTTGGAAGAAAAAATAATCATAAAAACTGAACTTGAGCCCGAGATACCAGAAATTTCAGGGGATCGTGAACAGCTAATTCAGGTTTTGTATAATGTAATTCAAAATGGAATTGAAGCAATGGAAAATGGTGGAACTTTATATATAAAAACTGATTACGGATGGTTTGATGAAAAAACCGTGAAAGATCCTGAATTTACCGCGGGTCAGTATGTCCGAGTCTCAATCACTGATACTGGCATAGGGATGTCTGATGAAATTGTGAAAAGGATCTTTGAGCCATTCTTTACAACAAAAAGGGCAATGGGTAAAAGCGGACTTGGATTATCAATGGCTTATGGTGTTATTAAAAATCACGGTGGATATATAACTGTGTCAAGCGTACCTGGCAAGGGCTCAAGTTTTGAGATATTCTTGCCTGTATTGAAAAGCGATACAAACTATAAATTCTACCAAAACAGCGAAATCAAAGTTGAAAATTTTAATCGTTGA
- a CDS encoding response regulator — protein MKILIVDDEEFLGIVLADILHELGHEVIQASDGVEALKIYKELKNEIDLVMLDVIMPFMDGFEVFRRLKEMDEDVKVVFTSGFSADKKMIDLISVEKNLRYITKPYQVEEIKEVIGSFFATNQE, from the coding sequence TTGAAAATTTTAATCGTTGATGATGAAGAATTTCTTGGAATTGTCCTTGCGGACATTTTACATGAGCTTGGACATGAAGTAATTCAGGCAAGCGATGGGGTTGAAGCTTTGAAAATTTACAAAGAATTGAAAAATGAAATTGATCTTGTGATGCTTGATGTAATAATGCCGTTTATGGATGGTTTTGAGGTTTTTAGAAGACTTAAAGAGATGGATGAAGATGTGAAAGTTGTATTTACATCCGGATTTTCAGCCGATAAAAAAATGATTGATTTAATTTCTGTTGAGAAAAACCTTAGATATATCACGAAACCTTATCAGGTTGAGGAAATTAAGGAAGTTATAGGTAGTTTCTTTGCAACAAATCAAGAATGA
- the prmA gene encoding 50S ribosomal protein L11 methyltransferase, with protein sequence MKQWIEVSISNVPDELKDEVIYLASELETEGCWEEENSIKCYFKKENWTEEKEKIFLNYLQEKASKAIVSVNEVAEKNWNEIWEQSIEPIEVGEKFVIKPTWKEYHKPNKIIIEIDPKMSFGTGHHETTRLMLKAIEKYLYKDSKVLDIGTGSGVLAIASAKLGAKMVIGVDNDQWAYENSIENAEINNVKDKFKSILGSIDDVKDKDFDFILANINKNAIINMMESFYDKLKDKGFLIISGFIDVEQGTIEEYLRLQNFEIIDVLKENEWVAIVARK encoded by the coding sequence ATGAAACAATGGATTGAAGTGTCCATATCAAATGTTCCTGATGAACTAAAAGATGAAGTGATTTACTTAGCCAGCGAACTTGAAACCGAAGGATGCTGGGAAGAAGAAAACTCTATAAAATGCTATTTCAAAAAAGAAAATTGGACCGAAGAAAAAGAAAAAATTTTCTTGAATTATCTTCAAGAAAAAGCATCCAAAGCGATTGTCTCTGTAAACGAAGTTGCCGAAAAAAACTGGAACGAGATATGGGAACAAAGCATTGAACCGATTGAGGTCGGCGAAAAGTTTGTTATAAAACCGACTTGGAAAGAATACCATAAACCAAATAAAATTATTATTGAAATTGATCCCAAAATGTCTTTCGGAACAGGGCACCACGAGACCACACGACTTATGCTAAAAGCAATTGAAAAATATCTTTACAAAGATTCTAAAGTCCTTGACATCGGAACTGGCTCTGGAGTGCTTGCGATCGCTTCAGCTAAACTCGGTGCCAAAATGGTGATCGGAGTTGATAACGACCAATGGGCTTATGAAAATTCAATTGAAAACGCAGAAATAAACAATGTGAAAGATAAATTCAAATCAATTCTCGGTTCAATTGATGATGTGAAAGATAAAGATTTTGATTTTATCCTCGCAAACATAAATAAGAACGCAATAATCAACATGATGGAAAGTTTCTATGATAAGCTCAAAGACAAAGGATTTTTAATCATATCGGGCTTCATTGATGTTGAACAAGGAACAATTGAAGAATATCTTCGCTTGCAAAACTTTGAAATAATTGATGTTTTAAAAGAAAATGAATGGGTTGCGATCGTTGCAAGAAAATAA
- a CDS encoding PfkB family carbohydrate kinase: MNLLVVGSIALDTIETPFAKVEDTPGGSALYISISASYFTKSIGLVGIVGDDFPREVIDDLKKRNVNLNGLKIVSGGKTFKWAGRYHYDMNTRETIYTHLNVFADFEPVIPDEFRTSEYVCLGNIDPVLQMRVLEQVDSPKLVIADTMNFWIERKYEELLETLKHVNVLIVNDAEARQIAREPNLIKAGRKILDLGPDIVVIKKGEHGAVLMIDSVIFSAPAYPIEAIQDPTGAGDTFAGGFAGWIARTGDISEKNLRKAVIYGSAIASFCVEDFGINRIKNLTWNEIQERFKTFQEMTRFEVD, translated from the coding sequence TTGAATCTCCTCGTTGTCGGTTCTATAGCACTTGATACAATTGAAACACCATTTGCTAAAGTTGAGGATACGCCGGGCGGTTCGGCGCTTTATATTTCCATTTCCGCAAGTTATTTTACGAAGTCAATAGGACTTGTTGGAATCGTTGGTGACGATTTCCCAAGAGAAGTAATTGATGATTTGAAAAAGAGAAATGTCAATTTGAATGGATTGAAAATTGTAAGTGGTGGTAAAACATTCAAATGGGCTGGAAGATATCACTATGATATGAACACGAGAGAAACTATCTATACTCATCTAAATGTATTTGCTGATTTTGAACCTGTTATCCCTGATGAGTTCAGGACAAGTGAATATGTTTGTTTAGGAAACATTGATCCAGTTCTTCAAATGAGGGTTCTTGAACAAGTTGATAGCCCAAAGCTTGTCATTGCTGATACGATGAATTTTTGGATTGAAAGGAAATACGAAGAACTTCTTGAGACATTAAAACATGTCAATGTTTTAATTGTAAATGATGCCGAGGCCAGGCAAATAGCAAGGGAACCGAACTTGATAAAAGCGGGAAGGAAAATTCTTGATCTCGGACCTGATATTGTGGTGATCAAGAAAGGCGAACATGGAGCTGTTTTGATGATTGATAGCGTGATCTTTTCCGCTCCTGCTTATCCTATTGAAGCTATTCAAGATCCAACAGGGGCTGGTGATACATTTGCTGGTGGTTTCGCTGGGTGGATAGCTAGAACAGGTGATATCTCTGAAAAAAATTTGAGAAAGGCGGTGATCTATGGAAGCGCAATTGCTTCATTTTGTGTTGAGGACTTTGGTATAAATAGAATCAAAAACTTAACATGGAATGAAATTCAAGAGAGGTTCAAAACTTTTCAGGAGATGACGAGGTTTGAAGTAGATTAG
- a CDS encoding nodulation protein NfeD, producing the protein MRKIILLLFLGLSQAFADNFVYVIKVEGTINPATAEYISSSIKKATEEGAECLVIELDTPGGLLESTRTIVKAILGAEIPVVVFVYPSGARAGSAGVFITLSAHIAVMAPGTNIGAAHPVGLGGMGDTSRVMEQKITNDAAAFVRTIAEKRNRNVKWAEKAVRESISSTETEALKDSVIDLIARDLKDLLEKIDGRVVKVDSKEKILKTKDATIKFVEMNWRERLLALISDPNIAYILLLLGIYGILFELYNPGSIFPGVIGAICLILAFYSLQALPINYAGLALIILGIILLLLEIKIVSHGILTIGGAISLLLGSIMLINSPFELMQISLTVIITAVALTVLFFLFAIGMALKAQTRRPTTGREALIGETGIALTQFRPAKDGWATGQVRVHGEIWKAISQDKINPNEEIVVKGIEGLTLKVEKADKKES; encoded by the coding sequence ATGAGAAAGATAATTTTACTTTTGTTTTTGGGATTGAGCCAAGCGTTCGCAGATAATTTTGTGTATGTGATAAAAGTTGAAGGAACGATAAACCCGGCAACAGCTGAATATATTTCAAGCTCAATAAAGAAAGCGACTGAAGAAGGAGCAGAATGTCTTGTCATAGAGCTTGACACACCAGGTGGTCTTCTTGAATCAACACGGACAATTGTTAAAGCAATTCTTGGAGCTGAAATTCCAGTGGTTGTTTTTGTTTACCCGTCAGGTGCGCGCGCTGGTTCAGCTGGCGTTTTTATAACTCTTTCAGCTCATATCGCAGTGATGGCTCCAGGGACGAACATAGGAGCTGCTCATCCTGTGGGGCTTGGTGGAATGGGTGATACTTCAAGAGTAATGGAGCAAAAAATCACAAATGATGCTGCAGCTTTCGTGCGAACGATAGCTGAAAAAAGGAACAGAAATGTCAAATGGGCGGAGAAAGCAGTGCGTGAGAGCATCTCATCAACTGAAACAGAAGCTTTGAAAGACAGTGTAATTGATCTAATTGCGAGGGATTTGAAAGACCTGCTTGAGAAAATTGATGGACGCGTTGTAAAAGTTGATTCAAAAGAGAAAATCTTAAAAACGAAAGACGCTACTATAAAATTTGTTGAAATGAACTGGCGCGAGAGGTTGCTCGCTTTAATAAGTGATCCGAATATCGCATATATTTTGCTTTTGCTTGGAATCTATGGGATTTTGTTTGAACTTTATAATCCTGGTTCCATCTTCCCCGGAGTTATCGGTGCGATTTGTCTGATACTTGCTTTTTATTCACTGCAAGCTTTGCCAATCAACTACGCAGGTCTTGCTTTGATTATACTTGGCATAATTTTGCTATTGCTTGAAATCAAAATTGTAAGCCATGGTATTTTAACCATCGGTGGGGCAATTTCACTTTTGCTTGGTTCAATAATGTTAATAAATTCGCCATTTGAACTTATGCAGATCTCATTAACAGTTATAATAACTGCTGTCGCTTTAACCGTTCTATTTTTCCTCTTTGCGATAGGAATGGCTTTGAAAGCACAAACCAGAAGACCAACCACCGGAAGGGAAGCGTTGATAGGTGAAACGGGAATTGCTCTCACTCAATTTAGACCAGCGAAAGATGGATGGGCAACAGGACAAGTAAGAGTTCATGGGGAAATATGGAAAGCGATAAGCCAAGATAAAATTAATCCGAATGAAGAGATAGTTGTAAAAGGCATTGAAGGTTTAACATTAAAAGTTGAAAAAGCAGATAAGAAGGAAAGTTAA
- a CDS encoding slipin family protein, whose product MTISLLTVIVVFLIIILSSAIRVLREYERGVIFRLGRLIGAKGPGLIFLIPIIDRMVKVSLRTVALDVPPQDVITRDNVSIKVNAVVYFRVVDPEKAIVEVEDYLYATSQLSQTTLRSVLGQSELDEILAEREKINQNLQQIIDAHTDPWGIKVSMVEIKHVDLPEEMKRAMARQAEAERERRAKIISAEGEYQAAQRLAEAAQIIGQYPTAIQLRFLQTLTEVASEKNSTTIFPIPIELIKPFIESGDKKK is encoded by the coding sequence ATGACGATATCACTTTTAACGGTTATAGTAGTATTTTTAATCATCATACTTTCAAGTGCTATAAGGGTTCTTCGTGAATACGAAAGAGGGGTGATTTTCCGACTTGGTAGATTAATAGGTGCTAAAGGACCTGGGCTTATATTTTTAATCCCAATAATTGATAGAATGGTAAAGGTGAGCTTAAGAACAGTTGCTCTTGATGTTCCACCGCAAGATGTAATAACGAGGGACAATGTTTCAATTAAGGTTAATGCTGTCGTCTATTTTAGAGTCGTTGATCCTGAGAAGGCAATAGTTGAAGTTGAAGATTATCTTTATGCGACTTCGCAGCTTTCCCAAACAACTTTGCGAAGCGTTTTAGGTCAAAGTGAACTTGATGAAATTCTTGCCGAAAGAGAGAAAATTAACCAAAATCTCCAACAAATAATTGACGCACACACCGATCCGTGGGGTATTAAGGTTTCAATGGTTGAAATAAAACATGTTGATCTTCCTGAAGAAATGAAGAGAGCAATGGCAAGACAAGCAGAGGCGGAAAGAGAAAGGAGAGCAAAGATAATCAGCGCCGAGGGTGAGTATCAAGCAGCTCAACGCCTTGCAGAAGCAGCTCAGATCATAGGGCAATATCCGACAGCAATACAACTTAGATTTCTGCAAACATTAACTGAGGTCGCTTCTGAAAAGAATTCCACAACAATTTTCCCGATCCCGATTGAGCTTATAAAACCATTTATTGAGTCAGGGGACAAGAAAAAATAA
- a CDS encoding aldehyde dehydrogenase family protein, with amino-acid sequence MAEVFKNYINGKWVDAKSGKTFENRNPANWDDLIGVFPKSSAEDVEEAVKAAKKAYQSWRLVPPPKRADIIKKAADLLVQRKEEIAREMTREMGKILLETRGDVQEGIDTGYYAAGEGRRLFSFTTTSELPNKFAMAIRLPVGVAGLITPWNFPMAIPTWKIFPALVAGNTVVFKPASDTPKTATTLVQILEEAGVPEGVVNLVHGGGNEVGMAIVRHPDIDLISFTGSTAVGKILSREAANTLKRVSLEMGGKNAQIVLEDANLELALDGVVWGAFGTSGQRCTATSRLILHEAIYDQFIEMLVERVKKLKVGNGLDESTEMGPIINEAQLNKIHEYVEIGKQEGAKLLIGGHRLTGGEYDKGWFYAPTIFVDVHPKMRIAQEEIFGPVLSVIKVKSFEEAIEVINDSAYGLSSSIYTRDVNKAFRAIRDIQAGITYINAPTIGAETHLPFGGVKQTGNGHREGGWTVFDFFTEIKTVYVDYSDKLQRAQIDTYKE; translated from the coding sequence ATGGCTGAAGTATTCAAAAACTATATCAACGGGAAATGGGTAGATGCAAAGTCGGGGAAAACTTTTGAAAACAGAAATCCTGCCAATTGGGACGATTTAATCGGTGTGTTTCCAAAATCAAGTGCCGAAGATGTTGAAGAAGCTGTAAAAGCTGCTAAAAAGGCATATCAATCTTGGCGACTTGTTCCCCCTCCAAAGCGTGCGGACATAATTAAGAAAGCTGCTGACCTTCTCGTCCAGAGGAAAGAAGAAATCGCTCGTGAGATGACACGCGAGATGGGAAAGATTTTGCTTGAAACTCGTGGGGATGTTCAAGAAGGTATTGATACAGGATACTACGCAGCTGGCGAAGGGCGAAGGTTATTTAGTTTCACAACAACTTCTGAACTACCAAATAAGTTTGCAATGGCAATTCGCTTGCCAGTTGGAGTTGCTGGACTTATAACGCCTTGGAATTTCCCGATGGCAATACCAACTTGGAAAATTTTCCCGGCTCTTGTAGCAGGAAACACGGTCGTTTTCAAACCAGCTTCAGATACACCGAAGACAGCAACTACTCTTGTTCAAATTCTTGAAGAAGCAGGCGTTCCAGAAGGAGTTGTCAACCTTGTCCACGGTGGGGGCAATGAGGTTGGGATGGCAATTGTAAGACATCCAGATATTGATTTGATAAGCTTTACAGGTTCAACCGCAGTTGGCAAAATTCTTTCAAGGGAAGCAGCGAACACACTGAAGCGAGTTTCGCTTGAAATGGGAGGAAAAAACGCTCAAATAGTTCTTGAAGATGCCAATCTTGAGCTCGCCCTTGACGGCGTTGTCTGGGGAGCTTTCGGGACCTCAGGGCAAAGATGTACCGCAACAAGTAGGTTAATACTTCACGAAGCAATTTATGATCAATTCATTGAAATGCTTGTTGAAAGAGTTAAGAAATTAAAAGTCGGAAATGGTCTTGATGAATCTACGGAGATGGGTCCAATTATAAATGAAGCACAACTTAACAAAATTCACGAATATGTTGAGATCGGAAAGCAAGAGGGAGCAAAATTGTTGATCGGAGGGCATAGGTTAACAGGTGGAGAGTATGACAAAGGTTGGTTTTACGCACCAACGATTTTCGTTGATGTCCATCCAAAAATGAGAATCGCACAAGAGGAAATCTTCGGACCAGTTCTTAGCGTTATAAAAGTTAAATCATTTGAGGAAGCAATTGAAGTTATAAATGATAGCGCATATGGGTTATCATCATCAATTTATACAAGAGATGTTAACAAGGCATTTAGAGCAATAAGAGATATCCAAGCTGGAATAACATACATCAACGCTCCAACGATCGGTGCTGAAACACATTTACCATTTGGTGGTGTAAAGCAAACTGGAAATGGTCATCGTGAAGGTGGATGGACGGTGTTTGATTTCTTCACAGAGATAAAAACAGTTTATGTAGATTATAGCGACAAATTGCAGAGAGCGCAAATTGACACTTACAAAGAGTAA
- a CDS encoding Ppx/GppA family phosphatase produces MNGLRSLQENKSLRIASIDIGTNTILLLIAEVIDGKIIPLYNAQVIARLGKNVDATGFIQKEAFEKVLKALSEFKTIAENFKVDKIIAIGTSALRDARNKVEFIDFIAQETGIKIKVISGEEEARLTYLGAVSGIEPRFLSSKITVIDIGGGSTEIINGHGFEIKKFISLDIGTVRITEKFLKHSPPFEEEINEARNFITQEFQKIEPDFDFKNSVLVGVAATVTTLSAYDLKLEIYDGEKVNMHEMTFETIEKIYETFKKLSSDEIGKIPQISKGREDVIFAGILILREFMKKFNFNRIITSDRGVRYGVILDLLQRNYL; encoded by the coding sequence ATGAATGGGTTGCGATCGTTGCAAGAAAATAAATCACTCAGAATCGCCTCAATAGATATCGGAACAAATACAATTTTGCTTCTAATTGCAGAAGTTATAGACGGAAAAATAATCCCGTTATACAACGCCCAAGTAATAGCACGACTCGGTAAAAATGTTGATGCGACTGGTTTTATACAAAAAGAAGCATTTGAAAAGGTATTAAAGGCACTTTCTGAATTTAAAACGATCGCTGAAAATTTCAAGGTTGACAAAATAATAGCAATTGGGACGAGCGCTTTAAGGGACGCAAGAAATAAAGTTGAATTCATTGATTTTATAGCCCAGGAAACAGGTATCAAAATAAAAGTAATATCTGGTGAGGAAGAGGCAAGGTTAACATACCTTGGAGCTGTAAGCGGTATTGAGCCAAGATTTTTAAGTTCAAAAATCACTGTAATTGATATCGGTGGAGGTAGCACCGAAATAATAAATGGTCATGGTTTTGAGATAAAAAAATTTATCTCACTTGACATCGGGACAGTAAGAATAACCGAGAAATTTCTCAAACATTCGCCTCCGTTTGAGGAAGAAATAAACGAAGCAAGAAATTTTATAACCCAAGAATTTCAAAAAATTGAACCCGACTTTGATTTTAAGAACTCGGTTCTTGTCGGAGTTGCTGCAACCGTCACAACCCTTTCAGCCTACGATTTAAAACTTGAAATCTATGATGGAGAAAAAGTTAACATGCACGAAATGACTTTTGAAACGATTGAAAAGATATATGAAACTTTTAAAAAGCTTAGCTCTGATGAGATCGGTAAAATTCCGCAAATTTCAAAAGGAAGGGAAGATGTCATATTTGCCGGCATTTTGATCCTACGAGAATTTATGAAAAAATTCAACTTTAACAGAATAATTACAAGCGATAGAGGAGTAAGGTATGGTGTCATTCTTGATTTGTTGCAAAGAAACTACCTATAA